DNA sequence from the Vibrio pelagius genome:
CTTCTCCACCAAGGGGCGTAAAGGCTGGGTCGATATCCGGCAGCTCAAACTGGGAATCTGGGATGTAGTAAAAGTTATTCTCTCTGTGATACTCAACACTGGTATCGTCACTGGCACCGAAGTCTTCAACGCCAGCTGGATTGCGGTTACCGCGATACTGACGCGCAACGTGATTTGGCACGATATCAATGATAACTTGTAACCCATTTTCGTGGCTGCGCTTAATAAGATCCTCAAATTCTTCAACGCGCTTCACCGGATTATCTGCCAAATCTGGATTGACCGAGTAGTAGTCTTTGACCGCGTAGGGAGAGCCAGCTCGGCCTTTGACTACGCTCGGGTGATCTTGGGTGATTCCCACTTCTTGGTAGTCATTGATCACCGCGTGATGCGGGACCCCGGTATACCAGATGTGAGTGATGCCTAGGTCTTTAATTTCAGACAGTGCTTTGTCGGTGAAATCACTGAATTTACCAACGCCGTTTTCTTCAATTGTTCCCCAAGGTTTATTATTGGCGTTTTGGTTGCCAAACAGCCGTGTAAAGACTTGATAGATGGTATGTTTTTTATTGTACATGGTTATAATTCCTTAACTTCCATCATGTTATGTAGGGGTGAGGCGAGTAGGCTAGCGCAAATAACGGGCTTATTACTCATCCTTTCTATAAGAATTCAGGGCGTAGTTATTGAGCTTCGTGAGCTGCTACGCAAAAGGGGATAACCTTGTCGTCATCATTAAAAATTGTGTTTACCTATCTCTTTATCGTGAGTCTTTCGATCGCGTTTTATTCAAGCTCAAAGTTGATGCTTGGAGGTTATTTATTGATAGGACTGATGACTTATTTCACTTACGCAAAAGATAAGCGAGCGGCAATAAAAGGTGAGTGGCGTGTCCCAGAGAATACACTTCATCTGCTTGCGTTATGTGGGGGCTGGCTAGGCGCGTTGATAGCCCAGCAGCAGTTGCGACATAAGACTCAAAAGCAGCCCTTTAAAACGCTGTTTTTCATCTGCTGTGGTCTAAATATTTTGGGGTTTGCGTGGACATTAACGCCTCATGGACAGTCGATATTGACTCTGCCTCTAGAGGCGATTTCGAATTGGTTATAAGCGGATTCGGATTCTGGGATGTGTTTAGATCATTGGCACGGTCGACACTAACAGCAACAATGCCATCGCGTAGTTGAAGCCTTTAATTCTTAAGGGAGTCGTCAACCAGTGCTGGAGCTGTTTCCCCGCTGCGGTCCAAAATGTCACGGATGGCAGGTTAGCAAGTGTAAAGATAGCGGCGATGATCGCGAGCTCAACCCAAGAGCTACCAGTGCTATATACAGAAATTGCCGTCAATGCCATTGACCATCCTTTTGGGTTTACCCATTGGAAGCTTGCAGCGGCTAGAAACGACATCGGTTTGTAGCTCTCTTTCTCTTCTGCTTTGCCGCTGGTGGCAATCTTAATCGCTAGATAAACCAAATACGCCAAGCTCAGGTACTTCAACACTTGATGAATAATAGGGAAGCTGTGGAACAAACCCATCAATCCAAAACCGACCAATAGCAGCATAATGGCGAAGCCAAGTGCGATACCCAACATGTGTGGAATGGTCTTGGTGAAGCCTACATTGGCACCTGAAGTCATCAACATGATGTTGTTTGGGCCCGGCGTGAAGGTCGAGACAAACGCAAATAACGCGAGTGCGGTAAGTTGTTCAAAAGGCATGGCGTTGTTCCTAAATAGTGAAAATTACAGTTGTGTCTGACCGGTCACTATTCATACTAAGTGGAAACTTGGGCAATTATGTGCTTTTATTCGAGTTAAATTCATTAATTGCACAATTAAATTTACCTATGGATAGATTTGACGAAAGGATATTGCTTGAGCTGAAAGCAGACGGCAGAGTCTCCAATATTGAGCTCTCGGAGCGCATCGGTTTATCTCCGTCTGCGACCTTGCGTCGCGTTCAGGAACTAGAGAGACAAGGCATCATTCAGGGCTATCGAGCTATACTCGATAACACTTTAATGGGGGTTGGTTTTGTCGCGTATGTATCGATTGGCTTATCAAGCCACAGCAAAGCTGCACAGCAAGAGTTTGAAGACCATGTCAGTTTGGAAAAAGAGGTCGTTGAGTGCCATAACATTACAGGGGCGAACGAATACCTTTTGCGAGTGGAGACTCAAGATTTATCCAGTTATAAAAAGTTTCATGCCGATGTGCTGGGTGAATGCGCTCAAGTACAGTCCATTACAACCATGGTAGTGATGGATACGCCTAAAGACGAACGTTAATCGAATCTATTCTCTAGAGAGAGTCATGTGTTAAATACTAATCAACTATTGCTATTTCTCGATGTGGTCCAGCAAGGATCTTTTACCAAAGCGGCGGCGCTTCATGACATGGACAATTCGTCTCTGTCTAAGCAAATTAAACGTTTGGAAGTTGACCTTGGTGTACAACTACTCAACCGATCTACACGATCGTTTTCACTGACTTCTGCGGGTGAAGAGATTCTAGCGCAAGCCCGTGTTCTGCAAGACACCTTAAATCAGATTCAAGGGATTGCCGATTCGTATCAGTCTGAACCCAAAGGTGTGCTTCGGATCACCTCACCAATCTATTTTGGACAGCAGTATTTGCAACCGATCGTCACTCAATTTATGCGTCGCTATCCCGATGTTCAGATCGTACTCTCTCTGGACGATAAGATTGCCAATATCATTGCGGGAAAAATCGATATCGCTTTCCGTTTCAGTAAGTTGATTGAGTCGAACCTTATTGCAAAAAAAATAGCAGATAGCCACTTTATGTTGGTGGCATCGCACGATTTTATCGCTGAGCATGGCGAGCCCCAAACGCCACAGGATTTGTTGTCGCTACCTGCGATTATCTATACCAACGGTGATATGACGCTCGATCAATTGCGTATTAGTGAACAGCCGAATGGCGATACCTACCAAGTATTGTCACTGCAAGGCAACTATAAGGTAAGTGATGTACGTACCATTGTCTCGGGTGTCAGTGATGGCTTGGGTTATGGTTTAATGGATCAGTCCAATCTCCATGCACCAATGAAGGACCTTGGACTCGTTCAGTTGTTGCCCGAGTACCGCATTTCAACCGAAGAGACTGCTATCTATGCCGTGTACCCTCATCGCAAGCAGACAAAGTTGGTAAAAGAGTTCATTAGCTGTGTTCAAGATTACATTGGGTCACCGACTATCTGGGAAAGAATGCAGGGTGAAAAGTAGTAAGATTGATAAAACAGTGAGTTTGGGCGGTTTGAGGCATGGGTTTCAAGCCGCTTTTTTGTATTTGGTGTTTGCCGAGGAATTTTGGTGCCCCCGATTTACAATGTAAAACTGAGCAAAAAAGTGGCGTATAAATGAGGTGACCAGAGGGAGTTTAGTTACCATATAGTTACAGTGTAACTATTGTGGGTGCAGGTTATCCCTACAACTAGCCTGGCCTTGCTGCTAAACGAAACGATAGCACAGTAACAGTTTCGTGATGTTGAGTAGGGAAATATGCCGAGAGTGAGTATGATGGTTAACAAGATTAATACCAATCACAGTAAGTAAGTGATCAGAAATAGCGCAGGAAAAAGGCTTGAGAACAAGGCAGAATTTTTTGGTAAGTAGTTATTCTACAATCAAAAATTCTAACGCAGTTATCGAGCGTTTTAACAAGCTAGGGTGAGCAATTATTTACTACGATTGGTATAAAGGGCGAGATGACTGTTTTCTGCAGTGGTACCAAGTGAAGAGCTTAGGTTGGAAGCAGTATCACATCACTCACTAGCATTTCATTCTGAACAAGTCGGTTTAGCTTCTTATGGCACAAGAATCCTGAGATACTAAACTCATGATGGCTGTAGATTTTTTCTTTGGCCTACTTATCTCCATTTATCGACTGGTATCGATACAACACTAATACTAGTTGAACAAAAAACAGTTGGGACGTTATGAGCACAATGGGCATCGCTATCGGTGCAACTGCACTTTCTCTGATCTTAGTCGTCGTTTGGCTGCTCTCTTTATCTCTGAGAAAGCAACGATTGGAGCAGGAGCGTAAGGCTAGGGAGGTCGCTTATCGAAAGGCGATTGAGAAAGCACGCCTCCAAGAGAAGAAAGATCGTCTTTTTAAAGCCGAGACCGGCCACATACCTTCAATCTTGTATCTCGCCAAAGAAGCCGAACGGAATAATATTAAAGAGGCGCTCTATTGGTATGAGAAAGCGGCCCAGCAAGATAATGTCAATGGCATGTATGGCATCGTGCGATTGAGTATGAAACGCAAAGAAGACTTGATCTTAAAAGAGCAGGCTAACTTTTGGCAATTAGCGATTGCTGCTCTGGATAACGATTCCGATGCTAAGTTCAATATGGGGCAAGCCTTGATACATGGTCGAGGCACTACTAAGAACATACCGAAAGGTTATGCGTTGATTGAAGAAGCCGCCACCAGTGGGCACACCGAAGCGATGTTGTTTATGGGTGATTGGTGCCTTGACAAAGATAATTCAGATTACTCCCCAGAAAACGCTGTAGAGTGGTTTAGAATGGCGGCAGATAAACACGACCTCAATGGTAAGATTAAGCTTGGCCTGAGTTATCTGAATGGTTTAGGTGTTGAAAAAAATCACGGTCTCGGCTGTTATTGGTTAGAGTGCGCTGCGGAAAAAAACAATACTGAAGCCATGTTCCATGCTGGTGAAGCTTGGATTGATCAGGGGGAGCACGGCAACGCTATCGCCTACATCTGGTTGTTTTTATCGGCTCATTTTGGTTATGAACCTGCAAAAGCGTTGCGTGATAAAGTTGGGGGGAACCTTGGCGTTGATTCGATCGTCGGATTACAGGCGTTAACCAAGCCTATAATGACCAAACTCTCTCAAGAATCCGTAACGAAACACTCGGTTATTAAGGCGCTCAATAAACTTTATAAACGTAAAGTGCCAGTGCCTAAAAAAACAGAAGAGGGGATCGATGTTTTGCCGGAAGAGATAGCAGAAGACTCAGCGTTGGAACAGCAGTCAGCAAAGGACGTGAGTGACTACACACATGTGCCGTTTGATTCATCACCTAACAAGCCAAATAGTGGTGCTGCTAGTCTCGATTTTAGTCAGTCGACCGTTCAGCCTAGTTGGAAAAGTTAGCTCAAAAACAATCATTGAATTTCAAACATGAATCGATAAACACTGTGGTGTAGGAATTGAAGTAAACAAAAAGGGGGCAGCCAATG
Encoded proteins:
- a CDS encoding LysR family transcriptional regulator — its product is MLNTNQLLLFLDVVQQGSFTKAAALHDMDNSSLSKQIKRLEVDLGVQLLNRSTRSFSLTSAGEEILAQARVLQDTLNQIQGIADSYQSEPKGVLRITSPIYFGQQYLQPIVTQFMRRYPDVQIVLSLDDKIANIIAGKIDIAFRFSKLIESNLIAKKIADSHFMLVASHDFIAEHGEPQTPQDLLSLPAIIYTNGDMTLDQLRISEQPNGDTYQVLSLQGNYKVSDVRTIVSGVSDGLGYGLMDQSNLHAPMKDLGLVQLLPEYRISTEETAIYAVYPHRKQTKLVKEFISCVQDYIGSPTIWERMQGEK
- a CDS encoding Lrp/AsnC family transcriptional regulator, with protein sequence MDRFDERILLELKADGRVSNIELSERIGLSPSATLRRVQELERQGIIQGYRAILDNTLMGVGFVAYVSIGLSSHSKAAQQEFEDHVSLEKEVVECHNITGANEYLLRVETQDLSSYKKFHADVLGECAQVQSITTMVVMDTPKDER
- a CDS encoding tetratricopeptide repeat protein; this translates as MGIAIGATALSLILVVVWLLSLSLRKQRLEQERKAREVAYRKAIEKARLQEKKDRLFKAETGHIPSILYLAKEAERNNIKEALYWYEKAAQQDNVNGMYGIVRLSMKRKEDLILKEQANFWQLAIAALDNDSDAKFNMGQALIHGRGTTKNIPKGYALIEEAATSGHTEAMLFMGDWCLDKDNSDYSPENAVEWFRMAADKHDLNGKIKLGLSYLNGLGVEKNHGLGCYWLECAAEKNNTEAMFHAGEAWIDQGEHGNAIAYIWLFLSAHFGYEPAKALRDKVGGNLGVDSIVGLQALTKPIMTKLSQESVTKHSVIKALNKLYKRKVPVPKKTEEGIDVLPEEIAEDSALEQQSAKDVSDYTHVPFDSSPNKPNSGAASLDFSQSTVQPSWKS
- a CDS encoding LysE family translocator codes for the protein MPFEQLTALALFAFVSTFTPGPNNIMLMTSGANVGFTKTIPHMLGIALGFAIMLLLVGFGLMGLFHSFPIIHQVLKYLSLAYLVYLAIKIATSGKAEEKESYKPMSFLAAASFQWVNPKGWSMALTAISVYSTGSSWVELAIIAAIFTLANLPSVTFWTAAGKQLQHWLTTPLRIKGFNYAMALLLLVSTVPMI
- a CDS encoding DUF1294 domain-containing protein, producing the protein MSSSLKIVFTYLFIVSLSIAFYSSSKLMLGGYLLIGLMTYFTYAKDKRAAIKGEWRVPENTLHLLALCGGWLGALIAQQQLRHKTQKQPFKTLFFICCGLNILGFAWTLTPHGQSILTLPLEAISNWL